The Elaeis guineensis isolate ETL-2024a chromosome 13, EG11, whole genome shotgun sequence genome includes a region encoding these proteins:
- the LOC105032517 gene encoding transcription initiation factor TFIID subunit 4b isoform X3 — MDPSIMKLLEDDEDESMHSGADVEAFTAALNRDIGGDAAAISQPSEPDVGVSSQASSSASNERQGQRETSTQEDNPGQQIQQEEQHHLQSSEQQSSQMEPIQQESGAKNSDPQVNSQPEHDRLLLQQEQSHSDNQQRQSEPNSQQFSEKEQANTSERTTVQGPEHDIAQHSEILQQHTVQQLNSQQAPATNQANNAMRKMKVNSSIPFHMLIPILRPHLDKDRSMQLMAIFTKLRTNEVSKEDFLRVIRNIVGDQMLRQAAHKVQMQQLNAQAARNPQTSPNQYSLQSSQQISSGGAQQFIESMPPSHSQKGSRSPLHQPYAPTSTVQIQTDTSKLDSNIQKSREIESKLDGKGVHVSQNITSNISTVNPERDISMNSLPAANKQLQHTELPQTSFSMYGSMQSNFHAQAHPRPSISSATTLKSQTQDSLMRQAPHTQGVVMAQPGSTQLMNVMNMPKYEGQNTTSETKRLHGGSLASHATPQQNPGAWQLSANKEQRSSAFPSMPFVKQGFADQPSEPPSKSQFTTSEGSSFGSLNINQRNQNLGSSKEEMLEKQSSKMGYSPHASMMGTTLVSSPMATQGEQTMQISSGTRTPQKKSSAGQKKPHEAVGTTPPMSSKKQKTSGAFLDQSIEQLNDVTAVSGVNLREEEEQLLSAPKEESRASEATRRVVEEEEEQLILQNGPLQKKLANIMSRCGLKSIGSDVERCLSMCVEERLRGLISYLIRLSKQRVDIEKTRHRLVITSDVRRQILLMNKKAKEEWDKKQAEESEKLRKLNEVVEGNAGADADKDKDEGRSKTLKANKEEDDKMRTTAANVAARVAVGGDDMLSKWQLMVEQARQKREGLDGASGSHPSKTTTDKPSPSSGRISREQREAERKGSSAAAVSGGIRKLGRSPVAVSLPKMARNISIKDVIAALEREPQMSKSTLIYRLYERLSGDSAAQ; from the exons ATGGATCCATCCATCATGAAGCTCCTTGAAGACGACGAG GATGAGAGCATGCATTCTGGTGCGGATGTGGAGGCGTTCACGGCTGCGCTGAATCGGGACATCGGAGGCGACGCTGCCGCCATCTCCCAGCCTTCGGAGCCCGATG TGGGAGTATCATCCCAAGCAAGCAGTTCTGCATCAAATGAAAGGCAAGGACAACGGGAAACTTCTACTCAGGAGGACAATCCTGGCCAGCAAATCCAAcaagaagaacaacatcatttgCAGTCCTCAGAGCAGCAGTCATCTCAAATGGAGCCCATACAGCAAGAATCTGGTGCCAAAAATTCAGATCCACAAGTGAACAGCCAACCAGAACATGACAGGCTGCTCTTGCAACAAGAGCAGTCTCACTCTGATAATCAGCAGCGACAGTCAGAACCAAATTCCCAACAATTTTCTGAAAAAGAGCAGGCCAACACATCTGAGCGAACTACTGTTCAGGGCCCAGAACATGACATTGCTCAGCATTCTGAGATCCTGCAGCAGCATACAGTGCAGCAGTTgaatagtcaacaagcaccagctaCAAACCAAGCAAACAATGCAATGAGGAAGATGAAAGTTAATTCTAGCATACCATTCCACATGTTGATTCCAATCTTACGACCTCACCTTGACAAAGACAGATCCATGCAGCTTATGGCCATATTTACAAAACTAAGG ACCAATGAAGTCAGCAAAGAAGACTTTTTAAGAGTCATAAGGAATATAGTTGGGGACCAGATGCTTAGGCAGGCAGCTCACAAAGTACAAATGCAG CAGCTTAATGCCCAGGCAGCTCGAAATCCACAAACAAGTCCAAACCAATACTCCTTACAatcttctcaacagatttcatctgGTGGTGCTCAACAGTTCATAGAGTCAATGCCACCATCTCACAGCCAGAAAGGCTCCAGATCACCTCTGCACCAGCCTTATGCTCCTACTTCAACAGTCCAAATACAGACTGATACTTCAAAACTTGATAGCAATATTCAGAAGTCTCGAGAAATTGAAAGCAAGTTGGATGGGAAAGGGGTGCATGTTAGCCAGAATATCACCAGTAACATAAGTACGGTAAATCCAGAAAGAGACATTTCTATGAATTCATTACCAGCAGCTAACAAGCAGCTGCAACACACAGAACTTCCACAGACATCTTTCTCGATGTATGGAAGCATGCAAAGTAATTTTCATGCCCAGGCACATCCTAGGCCATCTATAAGTTCTGCAACAACTCTTAAATCACAAACTCAAGATTCACTTATGAGGCAAGCTCCGCATACTCAAGGAGTTGTTATGGCGCAACCAGGGTCAACTCAGCTAATGAATGTAATGAACATGCCAAAATATGAAGGACAAAATACTACCAGTGAAACCAAGAGACTACATGGTGGATCTTTGGCAAGCCATGCAACACCACAGCAAAATCCAGGGGCATGGCAATTATCGGCGAACAAAGAGCAGAGGAGCAGTGCTTTCCCGTCAATGCCTTTTGTGAAACAAGGATTTGCTGATCAACCTTCTGAACCTCCTAGCAAGTCTCAATTCACAACTTCAGAGGGCTCTTCATTTGGTTCACTGAATATTAACCAGAGAAATCAAAATCTTGGATCATCAAAGGAGGAAATGTTAGAAAAACAGTCATCAAAAATGGGATACTCTCCACATGCAAGCATGATGGGAACAACTCTGGTTTCAAGTCCCATGGCAACCCAAGGGGAACAAACCATGCAG atttcatctgGTACAAGAACTCCCCAAAAGAAATCGTCTGCCGGACAGAAGAAGCCGCATGAAGCAGTAGGCACTACCCCGCCCATGTCCAG TAAAAAGCAGAAGACATCTGGGGCATTTCTTGATCAAAGTATTGAACAACTAAATGATGTTACAGCTGTTAGTGGAGTTAACCTGAgg GAAGAGGAAGAACAGCTATTATCCGCCCCCAAGGAGGAGAGCCGAGCTTCAGAAGCGACTAGAAGAGttgtagaagaagaagaagaacagttGATTCTGCAGAATGGTCCCCTTCAGAAAAAGCTGGCAAATATCA TGTCAAGATGTGGTTTGAAGAGCATAGGCAGTGATGTGGAGCGTTGCTTGTCAATG TGTGTGGAGGAGCGTTTGCGAGGTTTGATAAGTTATCTAATAAGACTGTCGAAGCAG AGGGTTGACATTGAGAAGACAAGACATCGACTTGTCATTACTTCTGACGTTCGACGCCAGATTTTGTTAATGAACAAGAAAGCTAAGGAGGAGTGGGACAAAAAGCAGGCTGAAGAATCTGAAAAGCTCCGTAAACTAAATGAAGTA GTGGAGGGGAATGCAGGGGCTGATGCTGACAAGGACAAGGATGAAGGGCGTTCAAAGACCCTTAAG GCCAACAAGGAAGAGGATGATAAGATGAGAACAACAGCTGCGAATGTTGCTGCCCGAGTTGCTGTTGGGGGTGATGATATGCTCTCAAAGTGGCAACTCATGGTGGAGCAGGCTCGGCAAAAACGTGAAGGACTGGATGGAGCCTCTGGTTCCCACCCTAGTAAAACTACCACCGACAAGCCTTCACCAAGCtctggaagaatttcaagagaACAGAGAGAAGCTGAAAGGAAAGGTTCATCTGCTGCTGCTGTATCTG GCGGCATAAGGAAATTGGGGAGAAGCCCAGTGGCAGTGTCCCTTCCAAAAATGGCACGCAACATTTCTATCAAGGATGTGATTGCAGCCCTTGAGAGGGAGCCGCAGATGTCAAAATCAACTCTAATCTATCGATTGTATGAGAGATTATCTGGTGATTCTGCAGCTCAATAG
- the LOC105032517 gene encoding transcription initiation factor TFIID subunit 4b isoform X1 has product MDPSIMKLLEDDEDESMHSGADVEAFTAALNRDIGGDAAAISQPSEPDGVGVSSQASSSASNERQGQRETSTQEDNPGQQIQQEEQHHLQSSEQQSSQMEPIQQESGAKNSDPQVNSQPEHDRLLLQQEQSHSDNQQRQSEPNSQQFSEKEQANTSERTTVQGPEHDIAQHSEILQQHTVQQLNSQQAPATNQANNAMRKMKVNSSIPFHMLIPILRPHLDKDRSMQLMAIFTKLRTNEVSKEDFLRVIRNIVGDQMLRQAAHKVQMQQLNAQAARNPQTSPNQYSLQSSQQISSGGAQQFIESMPPSHSQKGSRSPLHQPYAPTSTVQIQTDTSKLDSNIQKSREIESKLDGKGVHVSQNITSNISTVNPERDISMNSLPAANKQLQHTELPQTSFSMYGSMQSNFHAQAHPRPSISSATTLKSQTQDSLMRQAPHTQGVVMAQPGSTQLMNVMNMPKYEGQNTTSETKRLHGGSLASHATPQQNPGAWQLSANKEQRSSAFPSMPFVKQGFADQPSEPPSKSQFTTSEGSSFGSLNINQRNQNLGSSKEEMLEKQSSKMGYSPHASMMGTTLVSSPMATQGEQTMQISSGTRTPQKKSSAGQKKPHEAVGTTPPMSSKKQKTSGAFLDQSIEQLNDVTAVSGVNLREEEEQLLSAPKEESRASEATRRVVEEEEEQLILQNGPLQKKLANIMSRCGLKSIGSDVERCLSMCVEERLRGLISYLIRLSKQRVDIEKTRHRLVITSDVRRQILLMNKKAKEEWDKKQAEESEKLRKLNEVVEGNAGADADKDKDEGRSKTLKANKEEDDKMRTTAANVAARVAVGGDDMLSKWQLMVEQARQKREGLDGASGSHPSKTTTDKPSPSSGRISREQREAERKGSSAAAVSGGIRKLGRSPVAVSLPKMARNISIKDVIAALEREPQMSKSTLIYRLYERLSGDSAAQ; this is encoded by the exons ATGGATCCATCCATCATGAAGCTCCTTGAAGACGACGAG GATGAGAGCATGCATTCTGGTGCGGATGTGGAGGCGTTCACGGCTGCGCTGAATCGGGACATCGGAGGCGACGCTGCCGCCATCTCCCAGCCTTCGGAGCCCGATGGTG TGGGAGTATCATCCCAAGCAAGCAGTTCTGCATCAAATGAAAGGCAAGGACAACGGGAAACTTCTACTCAGGAGGACAATCCTGGCCAGCAAATCCAAcaagaagaacaacatcatttgCAGTCCTCAGAGCAGCAGTCATCTCAAATGGAGCCCATACAGCAAGAATCTGGTGCCAAAAATTCAGATCCACAAGTGAACAGCCAACCAGAACATGACAGGCTGCTCTTGCAACAAGAGCAGTCTCACTCTGATAATCAGCAGCGACAGTCAGAACCAAATTCCCAACAATTTTCTGAAAAAGAGCAGGCCAACACATCTGAGCGAACTACTGTTCAGGGCCCAGAACATGACATTGCTCAGCATTCTGAGATCCTGCAGCAGCATACAGTGCAGCAGTTgaatagtcaacaagcaccagctaCAAACCAAGCAAACAATGCAATGAGGAAGATGAAAGTTAATTCTAGCATACCATTCCACATGTTGATTCCAATCTTACGACCTCACCTTGACAAAGACAGATCCATGCAGCTTATGGCCATATTTACAAAACTAAGG ACCAATGAAGTCAGCAAAGAAGACTTTTTAAGAGTCATAAGGAATATAGTTGGGGACCAGATGCTTAGGCAGGCAGCTCACAAAGTACAAATGCAG CAGCTTAATGCCCAGGCAGCTCGAAATCCACAAACAAGTCCAAACCAATACTCCTTACAatcttctcaacagatttcatctgGTGGTGCTCAACAGTTCATAGAGTCAATGCCACCATCTCACAGCCAGAAAGGCTCCAGATCACCTCTGCACCAGCCTTATGCTCCTACTTCAACAGTCCAAATACAGACTGATACTTCAAAACTTGATAGCAATATTCAGAAGTCTCGAGAAATTGAAAGCAAGTTGGATGGGAAAGGGGTGCATGTTAGCCAGAATATCACCAGTAACATAAGTACGGTAAATCCAGAAAGAGACATTTCTATGAATTCATTACCAGCAGCTAACAAGCAGCTGCAACACACAGAACTTCCACAGACATCTTTCTCGATGTATGGAAGCATGCAAAGTAATTTTCATGCCCAGGCACATCCTAGGCCATCTATAAGTTCTGCAACAACTCTTAAATCACAAACTCAAGATTCACTTATGAGGCAAGCTCCGCATACTCAAGGAGTTGTTATGGCGCAACCAGGGTCAACTCAGCTAATGAATGTAATGAACATGCCAAAATATGAAGGACAAAATACTACCAGTGAAACCAAGAGACTACATGGTGGATCTTTGGCAAGCCATGCAACACCACAGCAAAATCCAGGGGCATGGCAATTATCGGCGAACAAAGAGCAGAGGAGCAGTGCTTTCCCGTCAATGCCTTTTGTGAAACAAGGATTTGCTGATCAACCTTCTGAACCTCCTAGCAAGTCTCAATTCACAACTTCAGAGGGCTCTTCATTTGGTTCACTGAATATTAACCAGAGAAATCAAAATCTTGGATCATCAAAGGAGGAAATGTTAGAAAAACAGTCATCAAAAATGGGATACTCTCCACATGCAAGCATGATGGGAACAACTCTGGTTTCAAGTCCCATGGCAACCCAAGGGGAACAAACCATGCAG atttcatctgGTACAAGAACTCCCCAAAAGAAATCGTCTGCCGGACAGAAGAAGCCGCATGAAGCAGTAGGCACTACCCCGCCCATGTCCAG TAAAAAGCAGAAGACATCTGGGGCATTTCTTGATCAAAGTATTGAACAACTAAATGATGTTACAGCTGTTAGTGGAGTTAACCTGAgg GAAGAGGAAGAACAGCTATTATCCGCCCCCAAGGAGGAGAGCCGAGCTTCAGAAGCGACTAGAAGAGttgtagaagaagaagaagaacagttGATTCTGCAGAATGGTCCCCTTCAGAAAAAGCTGGCAAATATCA TGTCAAGATGTGGTTTGAAGAGCATAGGCAGTGATGTGGAGCGTTGCTTGTCAATG TGTGTGGAGGAGCGTTTGCGAGGTTTGATAAGTTATCTAATAAGACTGTCGAAGCAG AGGGTTGACATTGAGAAGACAAGACATCGACTTGTCATTACTTCTGACGTTCGACGCCAGATTTTGTTAATGAACAAGAAAGCTAAGGAGGAGTGGGACAAAAAGCAGGCTGAAGAATCTGAAAAGCTCCGTAAACTAAATGAAGTA GTGGAGGGGAATGCAGGGGCTGATGCTGACAAGGACAAGGATGAAGGGCGTTCAAAGACCCTTAAG GCCAACAAGGAAGAGGATGATAAGATGAGAACAACAGCTGCGAATGTTGCTGCCCGAGTTGCTGTTGGGGGTGATGATATGCTCTCAAAGTGGCAACTCATGGTGGAGCAGGCTCGGCAAAAACGTGAAGGACTGGATGGAGCCTCTGGTTCCCACCCTAGTAAAACTACCACCGACAAGCCTTCACCAAGCtctggaagaatttcaagagaACAGAGAGAAGCTGAAAGGAAAGGTTCATCTGCTGCTGCTGTATCTG GCGGCATAAGGAAATTGGGGAGAAGCCCAGTGGCAGTGTCCCTTCCAAAAATGGCACGCAACATTTCTATCAAGGATGTGATTGCAGCCCTTGAGAGGGAGCCGCAGATGTCAAAATCAACTCTAATCTATCGATTGTATGAGAGATTATCTGGTGATTCTGCAGCTCAATAG
- the LOC105032517 gene encoding transcription initiation factor TFIID subunit 4b isoform X2, producing MDPSIMKLLEDDEDESMHSGADVEAFTAALNRDIGGDAAAISQPSEPDGVGVSSQASSSASNERQGQRETSTQEDNPGQQIQQEEQHHLQSSEQQSSQMEPIQQESGAKNSDPQVNSQPEHDRLLLQQEQSHSDNQQRQSEPNSQQFSEKEQANTSERTTVQGPEHDIAQHSEILQQHTVQQLNSQQAPATNQANNAMRKMKVNSSIPFHMLIPILRPHLDKDRSMQLMAIFTKLRTNEVSKEDFLRVIRNIVGDQMLRQAAHKVQMQLNAQAARNPQTSPNQYSLQSSQQISSGGAQQFIESMPPSHSQKGSRSPLHQPYAPTSTVQIQTDTSKLDSNIQKSREIESKLDGKGVHVSQNITSNISTVNPERDISMNSLPAANKQLQHTELPQTSFSMYGSMQSNFHAQAHPRPSISSATTLKSQTQDSLMRQAPHTQGVVMAQPGSTQLMNVMNMPKYEGQNTTSETKRLHGGSLASHATPQQNPGAWQLSANKEQRSSAFPSMPFVKQGFADQPSEPPSKSQFTTSEGSSFGSLNINQRNQNLGSSKEEMLEKQSSKMGYSPHASMMGTTLVSSPMATQGEQTMQISSGTRTPQKKSSAGQKKPHEAVGTTPPMSSKKQKTSGAFLDQSIEQLNDVTAVSGVNLREEEEQLLSAPKEESRASEATRRVVEEEEEQLILQNGPLQKKLANIMSRCGLKSIGSDVERCLSMCVEERLRGLISYLIRLSKQRVDIEKTRHRLVITSDVRRQILLMNKKAKEEWDKKQAEESEKLRKLNEVVEGNAGADADKDKDEGRSKTLKANKEEDDKMRTTAANVAARVAVGGDDMLSKWQLMVEQARQKREGLDGASGSHPSKTTTDKPSPSSGRISREQREAERKGSSAAAVSGGIRKLGRSPVAVSLPKMARNISIKDVIAALEREPQMSKSTLIYRLYERLSGDSAAQ from the exons ATGGATCCATCCATCATGAAGCTCCTTGAAGACGACGAG GATGAGAGCATGCATTCTGGTGCGGATGTGGAGGCGTTCACGGCTGCGCTGAATCGGGACATCGGAGGCGACGCTGCCGCCATCTCCCAGCCTTCGGAGCCCGATGGTG TGGGAGTATCATCCCAAGCAAGCAGTTCTGCATCAAATGAAAGGCAAGGACAACGGGAAACTTCTACTCAGGAGGACAATCCTGGCCAGCAAATCCAAcaagaagaacaacatcatttgCAGTCCTCAGAGCAGCAGTCATCTCAAATGGAGCCCATACAGCAAGAATCTGGTGCCAAAAATTCAGATCCACAAGTGAACAGCCAACCAGAACATGACAGGCTGCTCTTGCAACAAGAGCAGTCTCACTCTGATAATCAGCAGCGACAGTCAGAACCAAATTCCCAACAATTTTCTGAAAAAGAGCAGGCCAACACATCTGAGCGAACTACTGTTCAGGGCCCAGAACATGACATTGCTCAGCATTCTGAGATCCTGCAGCAGCATACAGTGCAGCAGTTgaatagtcaacaagcaccagctaCAAACCAAGCAAACAATGCAATGAGGAAGATGAAAGTTAATTCTAGCATACCATTCCACATGTTGATTCCAATCTTACGACCTCACCTTGACAAAGACAGATCCATGCAGCTTATGGCCATATTTACAAAACTAAGG ACCAATGAAGTCAGCAAAGAAGACTTTTTAAGAGTCATAAGGAATATAGTTGGGGACCAGATGCTTAGGCAGGCAGCTCACAAAGTACAAATGCAG CTTAATGCCCAGGCAGCTCGAAATCCACAAACAAGTCCAAACCAATACTCCTTACAatcttctcaacagatttcatctgGTGGTGCTCAACAGTTCATAGAGTCAATGCCACCATCTCACAGCCAGAAAGGCTCCAGATCACCTCTGCACCAGCCTTATGCTCCTACTTCAACAGTCCAAATACAGACTGATACTTCAAAACTTGATAGCAATATTCAGAAGTCTCGAGAAATTGAAAGCAAGTTGGATGGGAAAGGGGTGCATGTTAGCCAGAATATCACCAGTAACATAAGTACGGTAAATCCAGAAAGAGACATTTCTATGAATTCATTACCAGCAGCTAACAAGCAGCTGCAACACACAGAACTTCCACAGACATCTTTCTCGATGTATGGAAGCATGCAAAGTAATTTTCATGCCCAGGCACATCCTAGGCCATCTATAAGTTCTGCAACAACTCTTAAATCACAAACTCAAGATTCACTTATGAGGCAAGCTCCGCATACTCAAGGAGTTGTTATGGCGCAACCAGGGTCAACTCAGCTAATGAATGTAATGAACATGCCAAAATATGAAGGACAAAATACTACCAGTGAAACCAAGAGACTACATGGTGGATCTTTGGCAAGCCATGCAACACCACAGCAAAATCCAGGGGCATGGCAATTATCGGCGAACAAAGAGCAGAGGAGCAGTGCTTTCCCGTCAATGCCTTTTGTGAAACAAGGATTTGCTGATCAACCTTCTGAACCTCCTAGCAAGTCTCAATTCACAACTTCAGAGGGCTCTTCATTTGGTTCACTGAATATTAACCAGAGAAATCAAAATCTTGGATCATCAAAGGAGGAAATGTTAGAAAAACAGTCATCAAAAATGGGATACTCTCCACATGCAAGCATGATGGGAACAACTCTGGTTTCAAGTCCCATGGCAACCCAAGGGGAACAAACCATGCAG atttcatctgGTACAAGAACTCCCCAAAAGAAATCGTCTGCCGGACAGAAGAAGCCGCATGAAGCAGTAGGCACTACCCCGCCCATGTCCAG TAAAAAGCAGAAGACATCTGGGGCATTTCTTGATCAAAGTATTGAACAACTAAATGATGTTACAGCTGTTAGTGGAGTTAACCTGAgg GAAGAGGAAGAACAGCTATTATCCGCCCCCAAGGAGGAGAGCCGAGCTTCAGAAGCGACTAGAAGAGttgtagaagaagaagaagaacagttGATTCTGCAGAATGGTCCCCTTCAGAAAAAGCTGGCAAATATCA TGTCAAGATGTGGTTTGAAGAGCATAGGCAGTGATGTGGAGCGTTGCTTGTCAATG TGTGTGGAGGAGCGTTTGCGAGGTTTGATAAGTTATCTAATAAGACTGTCGAAGCAG AGGGTTGACATTGAGAAGACAAGACATCGACTTGTCATTACTTCTGACGTTCGACGCCAGATTTTGTTAATGAACAAGAAAGCTAAGGAGGAGTGGGACAAAAAGCAGGCTGAAGAATCTGAAAAGCTCCGTAAACTAAATGAAGTA GTGGAGGGGAATGCAGGGGCTGATGCTGACAAGGACAAGGATGAAGGGCGTTCAAAGACCCTTAAG GCCAACAAGGAAGAGGATGATAAGATGAGAACAACAGCTGCGAATGTTGCTGCCCGAGTTGCTGTTGGGGGTGATGATATGCTCTCAAAGTGGCAACTCATGGTGGAGCAGGCTCGGCAAAAACGTGAAGGACTGGATGGAGCCTCTGGTTCCCACCCTAGTAAAACTACCACCGACAAGCCTTCACCAAGCtctggaagaatttcaagagaACAGAGAGAAGCTGAAAGGAAAGGTTCATCTGCTGCTGCTGTATCTG GCGGCATAAGGAAATTGGGGAGAAGCCCAGTGGCAGTGTCCCTTCCAAAAATGGCACGCAACATTTCTATCAAGGATGTGATTGCAGCCCTTGAGAGGGAGCCGCAGATGTCAAAATCAACTCTAATCTATCGATTGTATGAGAGATTATCTGGTGATTCTGCAGCTCAATAG